From the Lepisosteus oculatus isolate fLepOcu1 chromosome 1, fLepOcu1.hap2, whole genome shotgun sequence genome, one window contains:
- the LOC107077023 gene encoding pro-glucagon-like, producing the protein MTGAQSRVAVGLLVLLLSLPSWEILVEDSASETRWHTYKTKRDQEVVSNFKRHSEGTFSSDFTRYLDRIKAKDFVHWLQTGTKRQRYTVQALDTWQ; encoded by the exons ATGACAGGAGCGCAGAGCCGCGTGGCAGTGGGACTGCTGGTCCTGCTCCTCTCCTTGCCCAGCTGGGAGATCCTGGTAGAGGACTCAGCCAGTGAGACAAG ATGGCACACCTACAAGACCAAAAGGGACCAGGAAGTGGTCTCCAACTTCAAAAGGCACTCAGAGGGAACCTTCTCCAGCGACTTCACCAGGTACCTGGACAGGATCAAAGCCAAGGACTTTGTGCACTGGCTCCAAACTGGCACAAAACGACAAAG GTACACAGTCCAGGCCCTGGACACATGGCAGTAA